The Paramisgurnus dabryanus chromosome 1, PD_genome_1.1, whole genome shotgun sequence genome includes a window with the following:
- the kcnj16a gene encoding inward rectifier potassium channel 16: MSSRALQYSGVKSSDDVPSVHAEDSCYTKRKRYVKKDGSCNMVVRHVPDEWLLWITDIFTTLVEIRWRVMFLTFALSYILSWLFFGVLFWFIALTHGDMNDPTNEPCMYEVRSFVGAFLFSLETQTTIGYGFRGMTENCMIGIILVTIQDVISVFIDTFVIGIAVAKMASARKRAQTVGFSNCAVISLRDGHLCLSWRVGDFRRNHMVDGTANAQLLRHREHATGKVDVSYKDLNIEESNIILATPTTIVHKIDPSSPLYKVNLKDLRKESFELVVSFTYTDDCTGTLHQTRTSYTPNEILWGQHFQEMIKVTRKNYRVDYALFNHTVNVLVPELSAEEYDLKKCSEQPKHKPLNVSPPTEAVELVNGKSPEVEKASTSHAVQVNKL; this comes from the coding sequence ATGAGCTCACGAGCATTGCAGTATTCTGGAGTGAAAAGCAGCGATGACGTACCCAGCGTGCATGCCGAAGACAGCTGTTACACTAAGAGAAAAAGATACGTAAAAAAAGATGGGAGCTGTAACATGGTGGTGCGTCACGTTCCTGATGAATGGCTCCTCTGGATCACGGACATCTTCACCACCCTGGTGGAGATACGCTGGAGGGTCATGTTCTTGACATTTGCCCTCTCCTACATTTTATCATGGCTTTTTTTTGGAGTTCTGTTTTGGTTCATTGCACTCACCCACGGTGATATGAACGACCCTACCAACGAGCCGTGCATGTATGAGGTCCGAAGCTTTGTGGGAGCTTTTCTGTTTTCGTTAGAGACCCAGACCACCATTGGTTATGGCTTTCGGGGCATGACTGAAAACTGCATGATCGGCATCATTTTAGTTACTATTCAAGATGTCATCAGTGTCTTTATTGACACGTTTGTCATCGGAATTGCTGTCGCCAAGATGGCTTCTGCACGTAAGAGAGCCCAGACGGTTGGTTTCAGCAATTGCGCTGTGATCAGCTTACGTGACGGGCACCTGTGTCTGTCATGGCGAGTGGGCGATTTTCGTAGAAACCACATGGTAGATGGAACGGCCAATGCCCAGCTGCTGCGCCACCGAGAACATGCCACAGGGAAAGTTGATGTTTCATACAAAGACCTCAATATTGAAGAGAGCAATATCATCCTGGCCACACCAACAACCATAGTTCATAAGATCGACCCTAGTAGTCCTTTGTACAAGGTGAACTTGAAGGACTTGAGGAAAGAGAGCTTTGAGCTGGTGGTATCGTTCACCTACACGGACGACTGCACAGGAACACTTCACCAGACACGTACATCCTACACTCCCAATGAAATTCTGTGGGGCCAGCATTTTCAGGAGATGATCAAGGTCACCCGCAAGAACTACAGAGTGGACTACGCCTTGTTTAACCACACAGTTAACGTCCTAGTCCCAGAATTAAGCGCAGAGGAGTATGACCTTAAGAAATGCTCTGAACAGCCAAAACACAAACCACTGAACGTAAGTCCTCCAACAGAAGCTGTGGAGTTGGTTAATGGGAAAAGTCCTGAGGTAGAAAAAGCATCCACCAGCCACGCTGTCCAAGTGAACAAGCTATAG